A section of the Meles meles chromosome 8, mMelMel3.1 paternal haplotype, whole genome shotgun sequence genome encodes:
- the LOC123948772 gene encoding olfactory receptor 51F2-like, producing MSTLQNTTSSSIIFLLTGVPGLEAFHTWISIPFGFLYIIALSGNSLILFAIVTQPSLHGPMYYFLSMLSTTDLGLSISTLVTMLGIFWFDAREISFNACLSQMFFIQLFTVMESSVLLAMAFDRFVAISSPLRYASILTNLKIVQIGVAIITRGTLILTPMVLLLKRLSFCHSHVLHHSYCFHPDVMKLSCTDTRINSAVGLTALITTAGVDSIFIIFSYFLIIKTVLSIASPEERKKAFSTCVSHIGAVAVFYIPLISLSFVHRFGKQAPPYVHTLIANAYLLIPPVLNPIIYSVKTKQVHRAVLKVLQRSATKE from the coding sequence ATGTCAACTTTACAAAATACCACATCCTCTTCCATCATTTTCCTGCTAACTGGTGTACCTGGACTGGAAGCCTTCCATACCTGGATCTCCATTCCGTTTGGCTTTCTCTACATAATCGCTCTCTCAGGAAATAGCCTGATCCTCTTTGCCATTGTCACCCAGCCCAGCCTTCACGGACCCATGTATTATTTCCTCTCTATGCTGTCCACCACTGATCTTGGCCTGTCCATATCCACCCTGGTCACCATGTTGGGTATATTCTGGTTCGATGCCAGGGAGATCAGCTTTAATGCCTGCTTATCACAGATGTTTTTCATTCAACTTTTCACTGTTATGGAATCCTCAGTGTTGTTGGCCATGGCCTTTGATCGTTTTGTGGCCATCTCTAGTCCTCTTAGATACGCCTCTATCTTAACTAACCTTAAAATAGTACAGATTGGAGTAGCAATCATCACCAGGGGGACACTAATACTGACTCCTATGGTGTTGCTTCTTAAACGATTGTCCTTCTGCCACAGCCACGTGCTCCACCACTCCTACTGCTTCCACCCTGACGTGATGAAGCTCTCGTGCACAGACACCAGGATCAATAGTGCAGTGGGGTTGACAGCCCTGATCACCACTGCTGGAGTGGACtccatcttcattattttttcttattttttaatcattaagaCTGTCCTCAGTATTGCATctccagaagagagaaagaaagccttTAGCACATGTGTCTCACATATTGGGGCTGTTGCTGTATTCTATATTCCATTGATTAGTCTGTCCTTTGTACACAGATTTGGGAAACAGGCTCCACCTTATGTACATACTCTGATTGCCAATGCCTACCTGCTAATCCCCCCTGTGCTAAACCCCATCATCTACAGCGTGAAGACCAAACAGGTACACAGAGCTGTGCTAAAAGTTCTCCAGCGCAGTGCAACAAAGGAATAG